In Anomaloglossus baeobatrachus isolate aAnoBae1 chromosome 6, aAnoBae1.hap1, whole genome shotgun sequence, the genomic stretch tgcagtgttgcgggcacagttttgtcaagccatttgctgTGCGAGGCCTGTTATAGAAAAagatatgtcgtcttctggtagcccgccctccggttcacaaactgaggtatatatttttttttagggtgttttttttaaaaaaaaaaaaaattttttaaataaacgacatttacataggtggccgaaacatcacaggagatgctgccagaagatgacggaaggggtggagaaatacacggagcgggcggtcagagtgtaagtttcatacaggaattgtttaccacagcacaccaaacacataagtaaataatggttttttttttccttcactaaaggcttcaacttctagggctcacgatagagctcccccaagaccgtcccagggtcgtcgtcgaggtggcggtggtcttagtgtaagtttttttttttttgttttttttttttttcatgtctgtgtgaatttaggtataatttttttttttttttaatttcttttttgtttctttgaacaggcatcacagcgtgctcccgattctgacggtgaggaggccggatttatcaacatcgacctcctcatcgatgaagttagagagagggagccgctgtggaacatggctgaccgccgccacgctgattcgatcgtaacccgtcgactctgggacgaggtatgccacgcagcggtagaaggttggggggagctcaattctcgtggccagaagaaacagcgtaagtattcatagttcagtaggttatgctgcaggatgtaatgtgttgtatactaaccactttgtgctttccactttcaggtgacaaacttcagaagcggtggcggtctatcagggatcgcttcaaaaaggagttgaatcaagagatgcaggccccgagtggatccggaggacgcagatcgaagtaccgttactttagagcgttgtcgttcctccggacaactatggtgtgcagaaggtaaatattccacacaatatgtacaaagtataatattttatgtctggttttttttgccttttttttttattcagtggcactgtatagcaattaaattaattattgttttgtttttcctctttttaccagcaccgtctgcagcactcaggagcctgcatcgaacccgacaggagcgatccctgaacagtccgccactggggaacacaggcacagaccccacccatctgaaccttcccttccatcgacatctgtcccatccacctgcgctggagcttcacgtgagacttcattacctgaagctgctggtgatgagatagcttttcccctaccccacccctctgacactgctgccctcagtagaacacctttgggttctgggcgtcagcgtcataggggtcaggaaaagagctatgcgcccgagttcttgcatctaaatgcagccttccagaacgccattcaattattagccgaacaaaatcgttcatcttttagcttcataaatgccaatatggaaaaaaatacacacgaattgtgcacgcgtctggacaggctgcatttagatgcaagtaaatcacccaatcattgtttttttcaagccgtactagagcgcatggaaaagctatctcctgaccagcagatgcatgtaatgcaagccacacggcaggctctggcgcaggtttcctcccaaccacctccacccacccctcctccagcacctgccccccctccagccattgtccctactccccctgctgcccagtaccagcctgctgcccagtaccagcctgctgcccagtaccagcctgctgaccagtaccagcctgcagcccagtaccagcctgcggcccagtaccagctcgcaaccacatctgcccctacacttccttcccactaccacatctcgccttccacacccatcatgaccccaactcaagccactaattcacccgccacctcttctgtctcccaatccctccactccacccctcaatccttaccaaatcccatcccatctcctggtttccctcttggtttctcaaccacaccttcaccttctgttacttccccaccaccaccaccaacaccactttccaccctcaatactccaactgtgcgtgtgttcccacctgtcagcccctccagtactatctccaccccaagcccaagatataccaatttataatttatgtatgtaataaaaataaaagttttttgttgaaaagtatttatttgttcttgttttttttggggggtaatattattttgcaagttaagttaataataaaggtaatacaaaaacataacatgttgtaatttgacggtgtaaaaattacaaatttttaaagcgagtgaaagattaaaattaacaaggttaacaagatattttttaatttatttttaactatgtttatttgttataaaactaaacaaaaatcttataccatttgatcttgccaatctactctaccttctggggacacaaaatagtcagcatatttgtcacggattgttgaacaggcaacactactcctaaatccaggactggtgtagtcagtcaaagaggtggattccaaactctggtcatccaaggacaaaggttcctttgttaaaacaaaattgtgcagtaccacacatgctttcactatttcatcaacagtttcaatgtttaaattaatggctgttaacaacactcgccatttgctggttagtatcccaaaggagcattccaccattcttctggctctggataatctgtaattatatattttttgtgtttgcgtcaatccacggcttgcatatggcttcaatagatgttgggagagttgaaaggcttcgtcggccacaaaaacaaagggcattgggggctcacatgtgccaggaagaggtcttgcaggagggaaatcaaaagtattcccatagattcgccgccccattggggacattttaaagacctgcgagtcattggatctcccatatgcgccaatgtccactgagataaatttgtagtccgcatccgttattgccattaggacaattgagaaatactttttataattgtagtattctgaccccgaagcagcaggtttcacaattcttatatgtttgccgtccactgagccaaggcaatttggaaactgacaaatgttatagtattgttcagcaattgcaagccatctgtccctggtgggctgggggatgaaatcctcatggaggcaatcccacaaggcttggcaagtgtctctaatgattcccgagatggtggaaattcctagtcgaaactggtagtggagggacgaaagcgactctccagttgcaaggaatctgtaaaggaaagacaataattataaaaaaataatagcaaacacattacagttaaaagtcaatttacaggaggatacagttcgaaaaaaaaaaacttacctaagcgtaaccagcaaacgctcctcgggtgttatagagtaacggcagaaggtgtccgttttacgtatgttgtccgcaacaaggccaaggaggacgtcaaaattattcactgccatccggacatagcttgtgaatttttcatggtttccacggagctccaggtatagggttgaaaacaccccacgtgtcagtctctgggcagtcaggggatggatccaaaagcgtcgatgtcgctgacgcctcagtcgctgtcgctccttttctctgacgatgatagccaagcgatttgcctcaaatataaaatctgcagtgatctttgtgtaatttgcaagaatagcatccatggtttctgattgtctctgtcttcattctgtaatatatgcttcaaaatactgtatatatactatattttcccaatagccaatcagaatacggaactcgttaattgtttgtttagtgtttaaaaaacggatccgtaaaaaaacggacataacggatgcaaaacggatgcaaaccggacacaccggatccgtttttttccggatccgttcacaacggatccgcttaaaaccggatccggtgggtccggtttgctccggtttgcacaacaaaaccggaaacgttggatacggcaaaaaaaaggactgtacctgaatacagaaaactgatgtgtgaaagtagccttagccggatccgtcgcatcagtttttttgctggattgtgcctgatcgccaaaaactgatgtgtgtaagCAGCCTAACAGAATActccaagaaaaaaaaacacaaaaaaaaacaaacaaaacatacaTAACAAAAAGTGCAAAACATTTTTTGGTCACAcagtgttaggcccgtttcacacgtcagtgattctggtacgtttgtgcttttttttaaacgtaccagaatcactgacatacgcagacccattataatgaatgggtctgctcacacgtcagtgatttgtaacggcacgtgtctccgtgcagcgtacccgcgtgtgcgtgattgctgcacggagacatgtccatttttttctggcatcactgatgttccatggaccatggacgccgggtgagttaaaatgttttttattttaaaaacacgtttttttctggcacgtgtttcacggacgacaccactgcgtggtccgtgggacatcagtgatgccagaaaaaaatggacatgtctccgtgcggcaatcacgcacacgcgggtacgctgcacggagacacgtgcagtgaaaaatcactgacgtgtgagcagacccattcattataatgggtctgcgtatgtcagtgattctggtacgtttaaaaaaaagcacaaatgtaccagaatcactgacgtgtgaaaggggcctaaggaaaATATTATACAAACAAGAATTTGGAGATATATCAGGTAATCCCCCAAAACAACAGAGCATATCAAAGACATTTTCAAACTTCGATGGATCTAAAAAGTTTTGTATCAGGAAACATGTTTCTTGGTCTTCAAAAGGGGTCATTTACCTGGGAGAGTGTCCCTGCAAAAATAGTATATGTACGGCTCACCACTCGTGAACTTAAAGTTAGAGTGCATTGTACATACAAAGAAAAAGCTAAAAATACAGAAGGGGCCCAGATGAAAATCTTACCCAGGCATTTTAAAAAATTCCACAATATCAATTCTCGCCTTTTCAGAGTTAAGGCTATTGATCAAGTGGTCCTGGGCATTAGGGGAGGAGATCTGGGCAAAATTCTGGCAAGAACCGAAAGTAGATGGATTTTTAGATTAGATACTCTCAGCCCCCAAGGTCTCAATGAAACAATGGGGTTTGTTGGCGTATTTCTATAactctttatatttatatttagtttGGTCGGTATTTTATCATTGAGTGAGGAGGGAAGGGGTTCGTCTGTGTTTTTAATTGTCTTATTTTTATTGTGAACTATGATTTGTTATTAAATTTTATTTATTCTCTTCTATTCTAGTATATTGATCTTCTTTACATGTGATCTAGGACCAATTTATTTGATTATCATCTTTATAGCACCACACGGTTCAAGATGAAGACTTTTTTTTGGAAATAATATTGGATGAATTTACATTATATTTTTCAGAGAGGGATATAGAATTGTTTATATATGGGTGGGatcgttttttattattattattattattattattaatattttttatttttggggggtaaaaatatacagtatagtggggtttttcccattttttttaaaacatcttttttttatttaaatttttaaacataacagaaagggaagcaataacttgttcaaagaattagacagtgtacatgacattgatatgctcaacattcgagcagtgtaccttgcagattactatagtggtagttacaacctttttaatttaagctataagaaaaaaaggaaaagaagacatGTACACAAAGAAACAATGAACAATGAGTGAGAATGTGAACCACTCCACAATTATGCCTCTGTGATGGTATCAGCCACCGATTCCATATAATGCACATTAAGTAATTGCTGATGTCCCTAAAGCCCCTAATGTCCCCCCCAGGTCTTCCGGACAGTACCATTCCGTATGGCGAAAAGGACTGACTATTTTCAGAatttcctgaggactatagtggaaccctataaactgtttccacagcggaaaaactttcCCTGCTGATTTTTCTTTGCTTCTTTCAGCTTCAAGCAATTCCAGCCCTAATAattgtttcatttgagatattattgatcccattgatggaatatttggtttaagccactcgctaaaaagatttcgtaaagccacaat encodes the following:
- the LOC142244311 gene encoding uncharacterized protein LOC142244311; the protein is MSSSGSPPSGSQTEVAETSQEMLPEDDGRGGEIHGAGGQSASTSRAHDRAPPRPSQGRRRGGGGLSASQRAPDSDGEEAGFINIDLLIDEVREREPLWNMADRRHADSIVTRRLWDEVCHAAVEGWGELNSRGQKKQRDKLQKRWRSIRDRFKKELNQEMQAPSGSGGRRSKYRYFRALSFLRTTMVCRSTVCSTQEPASNPTGAIPEQSATGEHRHRPHPSEPSLPSTSVPSTCAGASRETSLPEAAGDEIAFPLPHPSDTAALSRTPLGSGRQRHRGQEKSYAPEFLHLNAAFQNAIQLLAEQNRSSFSFINANMEKNTHELCTRLDRLHLDASKSPNHCFFQAVLERMEKLSPDQQMHVMQATRQALAQVSSQPPPPTPPPAPAPPPAIVPTPPAAQYQPAAQYQPAAQYQPADQYQPAAQYQPAAQYQLATTSAPTLPSHYHISPSTPIMTPTQATNSPATSSVSQSLHSTPQSLPNPIPSPGFPLGFSTTPSPSVTSPPPPPTPLSTLNTPTVRVFPPVSPSSTISTPSPRYTNL